Proteins from a genomic interval of Bacteroidia bacterium:
- a CDS encoding ROK family protein codes for MVIQAGIGIDLGGTSLKYGIVDIARKVHWESKRPSKAKTSRREIEENILESANEALIQAESLGINIQAIGIGTPGVVNGAGLVLGGSPNLAGWDQVPLAKILQEATGLPAVAANDADMMAIGETHAAGGEATTAIFITLGTGIGGAMIIKGELFTGHFGLGGEMGVIPMLIDGKVYSWEDVASTTALVKRYRETRPEKEGEIDGKYIIQKYWEGEELAKESLEYFSQLVGMGIAAFINIFNPEMIIIGGGISEAGDFLIEKIKTHSFRYALKPCQQGVKILRASLGNRAGFMGAGMYALSQYPASP; via the coding sequence ATGGTAATTCAGGCAGGTATCGGAATAGATTTGGGGGGCACAAGCCTCAAATATGGTATCGTAGATATTGCTCGGAAGGTCCATTGGGAAAGTAAAAGGCCCAGTAAAGCCAAAACCTCGCGGAGAGAAATTGAAGAAAACATCCTGGAGTCTGCCAATGAAGCCCTCATACAGGCAGAATCCTTGGGAATCAATATTCAGGCAATTGGAATAGGGACTCCGGGAGTTGTAAATGGGGCGGGCTTAGTCCTGGGTGGTTCCCCTAACCTTGCAGGCTGGGATCAGGTTCCGCTGGCAAAGATTCTCCAAGAAGCCACGGGCCTTCCTGCTGTTGCAGCCAATGATGCAGATATGATGGCTATAGGAGAAACACATGCTGCAGGAGGAGAAGCTACTACGGCCATATTCATCACCCTCGGTACAGGAATCGGAGGAGCTATGATTATCAAGGGGGAACTCTTCACCGGACATTTTGGTCTGGGAGGAGAAATGGGCGTAATCCCGATGCTGATTGATGGGAAAGTGTATAGCTGGGAAGATGTGGCGAGTACAACTGCTTTGGTAAAGCGCTATCGGGAAACCAGACCTGAAAAAGAGGGGGAAATAGATGGCAAATACATCATTCAGAAGTATTGGGAGGGTGAAGAATTAGCTAAAGAGAGCCTGGAATACTTTAGTCAGTTAGTTGGAATGGGGATAGCTGCCTTCATCAACATCTTCAATCCGGAAATGATCATTATTGGAGGCGGGATCTCTGAAGCAGGAGACTTTCTCATAGAGAAGATCAAAACCCATAGTTTTAGATATGCCCTAAAGCCTTGCCAGCAAGGAGTCAAAATTTTGCGAGCAAGTTTAGGAAATCGAGCGGGATTCATGGGCGCGGGTATGTATGCCTTATCTCAATATCCAGCAAGCCCATAA
- a CDS encoding helix-turn-helix domain-containing protein: MHYKEIHVPDHFSRHVEIYWEMQIKAGELNHLNDLLLPDCTFNIIFTDQDLFIKAAYEKLWKCIPAGVHFLGQRNTPLSFRVKKSIRVFGIRFKPFAFANILDIPVHKLTDQFLVLSQLFKLKASQEQTIKNILRKWETDFQCSEANVLLASLLEDSLSIDQNLRAQLNYILDRKGVLRVQDLFTEFGVSKVTLHKHFINKVGLSPKKVSRIWRMNYFLQLKNTSTDENLTSLCLECGFYDQAHFIKEFKSMLGSAPREFLGQKSELLEISRFAIQQRFSNQYDPR; this comes from the coding sequence ATGCATTATAAAGAAATACATGTGCCCGATCATTTCTCAAGACATGTTGAGATTTATTGGGAAATGCAGATCAAGGCAGGTGAGCTCAATCATCTGAATGATCTTTTGCTACCGGATTGTACCTTCAATATCATTTTTACGGATCAGGATCTTTTCATTAAGGCTGCTTATGAAAAGCTATGGAAATGCATTCCTGCCGGCGTTCACTTTCTCGGTCAAAGAAATACTCCTCTTAGCTTTCGGGTAAAAAAATCAATCAGGGTTTTTGGAATTCGCTTTAAGCCTTTTGCCTTTGCAAATATTTTAGACATACCAGTACACAAACTCACCGATCAGTTTCTAGTCCTAAGTCAACTTTTTAAGCTAAAAGCCTCTCAGGAACAAACCATAAAAAATATCCTGAGGAAGTGGGAGACAGATTTTCAATGTTCTGAGGCAAATGTGTTGTTAGCAAGTCTACTAGAAGACTCCTTAAGCATTGATCAGAATTTACGAGCCCAACTCAATTATATTCTTGATCGAAAAGGCGTATTAAGAGTTCAGGACCTATTTACAGAATTTGGGGTGAGCAAGGTTACTCTGCATAAACACTTTATCAATAAAGTGGGCCTTAGTCCCAAAAAGGTATCTCGAATCTGGCGGATGAATTATTTCCTCCAACTTAAAAATACAAGTACAGATGAAAACCTGACTTCCCTATGTCTGGAGTGTGGCTTTTATGATCAAGCCCATTTTATCAAGGAATTTAAATCCATGTTGGGAAGTGCACCGCGAGAGTTTTTGGGTCAAAAAAGTGAACTGCTCGAAATCTCACGCTTTGCCATCCAGCAAAGGTTTAGCAACCAGTATGATCCTCGATAG
- a CDS encoding S41 family peptidase, whose product MNNILKISLFLLLSLIFSAVLRAQDGELSEKFKEETIERLSELMNERYVFPEVAEKTSAHLQKQLKAGHFKEFKDVSSFAEALTESVQYINKDKHMRIRPNPPYKAPENSPERMIEERLDMINRSRAMTAGFFKAEKMEGNVGYLDLRGFASVQRGAPVADNYMKLLSTSDAIIIDLRQNGGGDPEMVQYLCSFFFDERVHLNSLYWRQGDRTTDFWTLDKVNGEKMPEVPLFVLTSNRTFSAAEEFSYNMQSRKRATLIGQTTGGGANPGQMVRINKELGVFIPTGRAINPITKTNWEGVGVIPEVKVSPEKTLEKAHELAKEAADEFRSRKNAEYKLALQGLFKALNSHSDKSSGNEIEKRIKMGKKLGLLTENEINGLGYEYLMREKKPKVAEVIFRTNTKLYPKSANVYDSYGEALAMNGKLEASIKSYQKAVELAEKNEDGNLGLFRENLANVKKQLAKSNE is encoded by the coding sequence ATGAATAATATACTAAAAATTAGCCTATTCCTCCTTTTAAGTCTGATTTTCTCAGCGGTACTCAGAGCTCAGGACGGGGAGCTGAGTGAGAAATTCAAGGAGGAAACCATCGAGCGTCTTTCGGAATTGATGAATGAACGCTATGTATTTCCTGAAGTTGCGGAGAAGACTTCAGCGCACCTTCAAAAGCAATTGAAAGCGGGACATTTCAAAGAATTCAAAGATGTATCTTCTTTTGCTGAGGCCCTGACCGAATCGGTCCAATACATCAATAAAGATAAACACATGCGGATTCGTCCCAATCCACCTTATAAAGCGCCAGAAAACAGCCCTGAGCGGATGATAGAGGAAAGACTTGACATGATCAATCGTAGTCGGGCAATGACAGCGGGATTTTTTAAAGCGGAAAAAATGGAAGGAAATGTCGGCTATCTCGACCTCAGGGGCTTTGCCAGTGTCCAAAGAGGAGCCCCTGTTGCAGATAACTACATGAAATTACTTTCAACTTCAGATGCCATCATTATTGACCTGCGGCAAAATGGAGGTGGAGATCCGGAAATGGTACAATACCTCTGTAGCTTCTTTTTTGACGAAAGGGTTCATTTGAACAGTCTCTATTGGAGGCAAGGAGACAGAACTACAGATTTCTGGACCCTGGATAAGGTAAATGGTGAGAAAATGCCGGAGGTGCCTTTATTTGTTCTAACCAGCAATCGCACCTTTTCAGCAGCAGAAGAATTTTCCTACAATATGCAAAGCCGGAAAAGAGCCACCCTTATCGGACAAACTACAGGAGGTGGAGCTAATCCGGGTCAAATGGTTCGAATCAATAAAGAACTGGGCGTATTTATTCCTACTGGAAGAGCCATCAATCCTATCACCAAAACCAATTGGGAAGGAGTGGGTGTTATTCCGGAGGTAAAAGTAAGTCCTGAAAAGACCCTGGAGAAGGCTCATGAATTAGCTAAAGAAGCTGCTGACGAATTTAGATCGAGAAAAAATGCAGAGTATAAACTTGCCTTGCAGGGATTATTCAAAGCCCTGAACTCCCACTCGGATAAATCTTCCGGGAATGAGATTGAAAAGAGGATAAAAATGGGGAAGAAGCTGGGCTTATTGACAGAAAATGAAATCAATGGACTTGGGTATGAATACCTGATGCGGGAAAAGAAGCCCAAAGTGGCTGAGGTGATCTTCAGAACGAATACCAAACTCTATCCTAAATCAGCAAATGTCTATGATAGTTATGGAGAAGCTTTGGCAATGAATGGGAAACTGGAAGCTTCCATCAAGAGTTATCAAAAGGCAGTGGAGCTGGCGGAGAAAAATGAAGATGGTAATCTGGGGCTTTTTAGAGAAAACCTGGCCAATGTCAAAAAACAACTGGCAAAGAGCAATGAGTAG
- a CDS encoding galactosamine-6-phosphate isomerase, translating to MKVEVLVDKDALAETASNFLLEEIRKHAKLLLCAATGNTPIGTYKKLSEKLKSDQAEKIRLLKLDEWGGIFMAHPESCEQYLQESLIKPLKISKDRYFSFESDPNNPELEIKRMQKILDREGPIDLCVLGLGANGHLAFNEPADQLIPHCHIADLSSASMQHSMAQAMEEKPTYGLSLGMADILQSKTIVILISGKHKRAITKAFLSQKISTQLPASFLWLHPRTYCFLDQEAFG from the coding sequence ATGAAAGTTGAAGTCCTGGTAGATAAAGATGCATTAGCAGAAACAGCTTCAAACTTTCTGCTAGAAGAAATTAGGAAGCATGCAAAATTGCTATTGTGTGCTGCTACGGGAAATACTCCTATTGGAACCTATAAAAAGTTGAGCGAAAAGCTGAAAAGCGATCAGGCAGAAAAAATCCGATTATTAAAACTCGATGAATGGGGAGGCATTTTTATGGCTCATCCCGAAAGCTGCGAACAGTATTTACAAGAAAGTCTTATAAAACCCCTGAAAATATCGAAGGATCGCTACTTCTCTTTTGAGAGCGATCCAAATAATCCCGAGCTAGAGATCAAGCGCATGCAGAAAATCCTGGATAGAGAAGGCCCTATTGATCTCTGTGTATTGGGTTTAGGGGCGAATGGACACCTTGCTTTTAATGAGCCAGCAGATCAATTAATTCCCCATTGCCATATTGCTGATCTTTCTTCAGCAAGTATGCAACACAGCATGGCGCAGGCTATGGAAGAAAAACCCACATATGGATTAAGTTTAGGAATGGCTGATATACTTCAATCCAAAACTATTGTCATATTGATTAGTGGGAAGCATAAACGAGCCATAACAAAAGCCTTTCTCTCTCAAAAAATAAGTACCCAGCTGCCTGCCTCTTTCCTATGGCTGCATCCTCGAACCTACTGCTTTTTGGATCAGGAAGCTTTTGGATAA
- a CDS encoding amidohydrolase → MKRPTTTRLSKAPWILLLSSFLLLDISCGPSQTTTSEADLIIHNAKIYTLSWEDPDENGTPAADAPFTDGRWNPDAEAIVIKGDKLIYIGNKESALEYKGDKTQIIDAEGNILIPGLIDSHTHPFGFGANLGKVDLTNLKDKELIVQTLKEESDPNIKKGDWILGFGYDEGNLSTEALPNADLLSTHFPDNPVYLLGAHGFSSVANRMAMELVGINSDSEAPVGGEIVKDAQGNLMGIFLNNASGMLADALPAKSLEDYKKIGLYGLNVMAKSGFTSIHDAGMGRTNYESYQALEDEGNLPIRVYGMIRATDTSLVNQLKQQGPDQDMEEMFVVRSLKAYYDGSLGIRGARMIEDYSDKAGHKGVSGEAYGYDEALVAEMMNLGYQTGIHAIGDAGNREVLNFYNRVYEKHPNARKNRNRIEHAQVVHPDDFDRFKSLDLIASMEPPHMAEDLDWAEDRVGRERIKGAYAWRTMREKGVPLTFNSDLTGSDHSIFYGLYAAIARKNRDKKPDGGWYIEQKMSPEEALRAYTIWAAYAGFQEKEIGSLEVGKMADITMLNIDVLNLGLTDPDKLWDGKILMTMVGGKIVYEGM, encoded by the coding sequence ATGAAAAGACCTACTACTACACGGCTTTCCAAGGCTCCCTGGATTTTGCTTTTAAGCAGCTTTCTTTTGCTTGATATTTCTTGCGGGCCCTCACAAACAACAACTTCAGAAGCTGACCTTATTATTCACAACGCGAAAATCTATACCCTGTCCTGGGAGGATCCGGATGAAAATGGAACACCAGCAGCTGATGCTCCGTTCACGGATGGAAGATGGAATCCGGATGCGGAGGCAATTGTCATTAAGGGCGATAAACTCATCTACATCGGAAATAAGGAATCCGCTCTAGAATATAAAGGAGATAAGACACAAATCATCGATGCAGAAGGCAACATTCTTATCCCGGGCTTGATAGACTCACACACCCATCCATTTGGCTTTGGAGCAAATTTGGGGAAAGTAGATCTCACAAATTTGAAGGATAAGGAGTTGATTGTTCAGACCTTAAAGGAAGAATCAGATCCGAATATTAAAAAAGGAGATTGGATTCTGGGTTTTGGATATGACGAAGGCAATCTTTCGACAGAAGCCCTTCCCAATGCAGATCTGCTTTCCACTCATTTCCCTGATAATCCGGTCTATCTGCTCGGTGCTCATGGCTTTTCATCTGTTGCGAATCGGATGGCTATGGAATTGGTAGGAATAAATTCAGACAGTGAGGCTCCTGTTGGTGGTGAAATCGTGAAAGATGCACAAGGTAATCTCATGGGCATTTTTCTCAACAATGCCAGCGGAATGCTCGCTGATGCCTTACCGGCTAAAAGCCTCGAAGATTATAAAAAAATCGGACTGTATGGGCTGAACGTAATGGCAAAATCTGGATTTACTAGCATTCACGATGCAGGCATGGGCCGAACGAATTATGAAAGCTATCAAGCGCTCGAAGATGAAGGAAACTTGCCCATACGGGTATATGGAATGATACGAGCTACGGATACTTCCCTGGTTAATCAGCTTAAACAGCAGGGGCCGGATCAGGACATGGAAGAAATGTTTGTAGTTCGATCGCTTAAGGCATATTATGACGGTTCTTTAGGAATTCGAGGTGCCAGAATGATAGAGGATTATTCGGATAAAGCCGGTCACAAAGGTGTCAGCGGTGAGGCATATGGCTATGATGAAGCCCTGGTTGCTGAAATGATGAATCTGGGTTACCAAACAGGTATACATGCTATTGGGGATGCCGGGAATCGGGAAGTACTGAATTTCTACAATAGAGTCTATGAAAAACACCCGAATGCTCGAAAGAATCGAAATCGCATTGAACATGCGCAAGTGGTTCATCCCGATGATTTTGATCGCTTCAAAAGCCTGGATTTGATTGCTTCAATGGAACCTCCTCATATGGCCGAGGATTTAGATTGGGCAGAGGATCGAGTAGGACGTGAACGCATCAAAGGGGCTTATGCCTGGCGAACGATGCGGGAAAAAGGAGTACCCCTGACTTTTAATTCGGACCTTACGGGTTCAGACCACAGCATTTTTTATGGTTTGTATGCAGCCATTGCCCGAAAGAATCGCGACAAAAAACCTGATGGCGGCTGGTATATCGAACAAAAGATGTCTCCTGAAGAAGCATTACGTGCCTACACCATTTGGGCGGCATATGCTGGGTTTCAGGAAAAGGAAATCGGGAGCCTGGAAGTTGGAAAAATGGCGGATATCACCATGCTAAATATTGATGTACTCAATCTGGGTTTGACGGATCCGGATAAATTATGGGACGGAAAAATCCTGATGACAATGGTAGGAGGCAAAATAGTTTATGAAGGAATGTAA
- a CDS encoding response regulator transcription factor — protein sequence MQKRILLVEDDLNLGFLLMDYLESANMQVKLCKDGLAGLELLEKQHFDLCLLDVMMPKFDGFNMARAMKSKGLETPFIFLTAKSMKEDKLLGYDLGAEDYVTKPFDEDELLCKIHVVLRKYKSDPFKDAPTQFQIGQFQYDFNRQELMFGGQSFSLTEKENQILRLLALHKNRILKRQDALEHIYGKKDYFLGRSFDVYISRIRKLLSKDPKVEIQNIYKVGFMLNDGSVKN from the coding sequence ATGCAGAAAAGAATACTCTTAGTCGAAGACGACCTAAATCTTGGATTCTTGCTCATGGACTACCTCGAATCCGCCAATATGCAGGTCAAACTCTGCAAGGATGGATTGGCGGGTTTGGAATTATTGGAGAAGCAACATTTTGATCTTTGTTTACTGGATGTAATGATGCCCAAATTTGATGGCTTCAATATGGCTCGTGCAATGAAGAGCAAAGGCCTGGAAACCCCTTTCATTTTCCTCACAGCCAAATCGATGAAAGAGGACAAATTGCTAGGCTATGATTTGGGTGCTGAAGATTATGTAACCAAACCTTTCGACGAAGATGAATTACTTTGCAAAATCCATGTAGTACTGCGGAAGTATAAAAGCGATCCCTTCAAAGATGCGCCTACTCAATTTCAAATCGGCCAATTTCAGTATGATTTCAACCGACAGGAGTTAATGTTTGGAGGGCAAAGCTTTAGCCTTACAGAAAAAGAGAATCAAATCCTTCGACTTTTGGCTCTGCATAAAAACCGCATCCTCAAAAGACAAGATGCATTGGAGCATATTTATGGGAAGAAGGATTATTTTTTGGGTCGGAGTTTTGATGTGTATATTTCTCGGATTCGGAAGCTGCTAAGCAAAGATCCGAAAGTAGAGATACAGAATATTTATAAGGTAGGTTTTATGCTGAATGATGGAAGTGTTAAAAACTGA
- a CDS encoding HAMP domain-containing sensor histidine kinase produces MKKLSHFKQVPYLFGIVCLALFALMAFQIHWLTTSKKLIEEQFDQKVNLAMGSALSDFYRLKDEPGFPLQKQCGTTNYINYLSTQIPYISFGDQELLEERLSTYMACYGIDEKYRVGIFAANEGNFAPTYCSAINMSSSCKDPMMLGISFISREDYTYSKMGSMILSSILIFLLLASVSFMVLWSLVKQKRITENNIDFFNNTAHELKTPLTNISLALKLLKRKHTELEDNKYAQIIQAENSKLAYQIERVLSLARLENGEYSLKKEVLDLGSLLSEVIDEMSLIAEERGGEIEWETPEKSLQIMGDYYHLSNVCRNLIDNALKYSKDPPRIKISLSEDDKHVRLLFKDNGIGISQKDLDHIFEKFQRVNTGNVREAKGFGIGLSYVKTIMVMHKGFVKVDSELQKGSLFQLLIPSL; encoded by the coding sequence TTGAAGAAATTATCTCATTTCAAACAAGTCCCTTATCTCTTCGGAATTGTCTGCCTGGCTTTATTCGCCCTAATGGCCTTTCAAATCCATTGGCTCACTACCTCTAAAAAGCTGATTGAAGAGCAGTTTGACCAGAAAGTGAATCTTGCTATGGGTAGCGCCTTGAGCGATTTCTACCGACTGAAAGATGAACCAGGGTTTCCCCTTCAAAAGCAATGTGGAACGACCAACTATATCAATTATCTATCAACCCAAATTCCCTACATCAGCTTCGGAGATCAGGAGTTGCTGGAGGAAAGATTGAGTACTTATATGGCCTGCTATGGGATAGATGAAAAATACAGGGTCGGCATTTTTGCGGCAAATGAGGGGAATTTTGCCCCGACCTATTGTTCGGCCATAAATATGAGTAGTAGCTGTAAAGATCCCATGATGCTGGGTATTTCATTTATTTCAAGAGAGGATTATACCTATTCGAAAATGGGTTCAATGATCCTTTCATCCATTCTCATCTTCCTATTACTGGCATCCGTTTCTTTTATGGTGTTATGGTCTTTGGTCAAACAAAAGAGGATCACAGAGAATAATATCGACTTCTTCAACAATACGGCCCACGAACTCAAAACCCCATTGACCAATATTTCACTGGCACTTAAACTGCTCAAACGTAAACATACTGAGCTAGAAGACAATAAGTACGCCCAGATCATTCAAGCGGAGAATTCGAAATTGGCCTATCAGATTGAGCGGGTACTTTCTTTAGCCAGACTTGAAAATGGAGAATATAGCTTAAAGAAAGAGGTACTTGATCTGGGGAGCTTGCTGAGTGAGGTGATAGATGAAATGAGTTTGATAGCTGAGGAAAGAGGAGGAGAGATTGAATGGGAAACGCCAGAGAAAAGTCTACAGATCATGGGGGACTATTACCACCTCAGCAACGTCTGCCGTAACCTGATCGATAATGCCCTGAAATATTCCAAAGATCCTCCGCGAATTAAAATTTCCCTTTCCGAAGATGATAAACACGTGCGACTCTTGTTTAAAGACAATGGCATCGGGATCAGCCAAAAGGATCTGGATCATATTTTTGAAAAATTCCAAAGAGTCAATACCGGAAATGTTCGTGAAGCCAAGGGTTTTGGGATAGGTTTATCTTACGTCAAGACCATTATGGTGATGCATAAAGGTTTTGTGAAGGTTGATAGTGAGTTGCAAAAGGGGAGTTTGTTTCAATTGTTAATTCCTTCTTTATAG
- a CDS encoding alpha-L-rhamnosidase N-terminal domain-containing protein: MSIKSQRLFLLLFLLAILPAKILFSQTAKGIWTKMLPLEEQNPVWKAHWIWVDESKGYDVILARKTFELEQEEKKARLYISASSIYRLYVNGKYVARGPARSAPHHQYVDAWEIAEFLQKGKNTLAVRVHSQQNKHSYHDEGRAGLFVQLEMAAKTLISDKSWRVSADLSWDSKTPKISRFQQIVTDRVDFREYAHGWHMSDFDDGKWEYATPLMRNVGWPSPPKDADPIPLTPPWTSLLLRDLPYLREKKQIAIVPIQASYVSREEIDQGVNLDRSLDKRIKKQWESYARQQSSLEISTPHEKGSFFILFDLGSLKNGSPQLEIEGEAGTEISILCAPFLVDEVFSHKVVFSDFEDKIILSGKRDSWEATYFKPARYMGILIPASSAPVNIHYAGIRYIEYPFERKGHIRSPQAPWIQAYMDATDRTIKACTTDGYTDNYRERRQYAQTGYYGAMGNYWLFGDHELQRRYLVQVAQEQDANGIMPAYAPLAADDFMIILDSNCLWIRSLRNYLLYSGDYETARHLLPAAHKLMDLLHSYTNELGMINNPPYPYWLDHAQIDRRGANFTLNGHYLGALEDFVEVLNWIGVRDLQTYEDRAQKLRTSLSTELWDHEQALFSDAYIDGGISKRFSEHTQAMALSLNLGSQNQREQVIAKILEEDKLNYVNRESGMTMVTPAMSYFLHKGLCENGYIDESFDLFRRRFDKMLAPEGNQSLWEEWWLDATGRSGEKRKTSRSDAQTESAFPPALFAEYLLGLNPTEPGMKEILIHLPKTSLENIEAEIPSPEGTLKLSWQLGQEEGKLMLEIPGEMQIKLEPESFGEEVLRKMRINGKALKGGNFPLLSAGNYEISF; this comes from the coding sequence ATGTCCATCAAATCCCAAAGGCTATTTCTCCTGCTTTTTTTATTGGCTATTCTTCCAGCTAAGATCCTCTTTTCCCAAACTGCAAAAGGTATTTGGACGAAGATGCTCCCTCTTGAAGAGCAAAATCCTGTTTGGAAAGCTCATTGGATATGGGTAGATGAAAGCAAGGGATATGATGTCATCCTTGCAAGAAAGACTTTTGAATTGGAGCAAGAAGAAAAGAAGGCCCGCTTGTATATTTCTGCAAGTTCAATTTATCGCCTATATGTAAACGGAAAATATGTAGCCCGGGGGCCTGCCCGTTCCGCCCCACACCACCAGTATGTAGATGCCTGGGAGATCGCCGAGTTTCTTCAGAAAGGCAAAAACACCCTGGCCGTAAGGGTACATAGTCAACAAAACAAACATTCCTATCATGACGAAGGAAGGGCCGGTTTATTTGTTCAATTGGAAATGGCTGCAAAAACCCTGATTTCAGATAAAAGTTGGAGAGTCTCTGCGGATCTTTCCTGGGATTCCAAGACACCCAAAATTAGCCGTTTTCAACAGATAGTTACGGATCGGGTAGATTTCAGGGAATATGCACATGGGTGGCATATGTCTGACTTTGACGATGGAAAATGGGAATATGCGACTCCTTTGATGCGAAATGTGGGTTGGCCCAGTCCTCCCAAAGATGCAGATCCCATTCCCCTCACTCCTCCCTGGACTTCTCTTTTATTGCGAGACCTTCCTTATTTAAGGGAGAAGAAGCAAATAGCCATAGTTCCCATTCAGGCTTCATATGTCAGCAGAGAAGAAATTGATCAAGGAGTAAATCTGGATCGGAGTCTGGACAAAAGAATTAAGAAACAATGGGAATCCTATGCCAGGCAGCAATCTTCACTGGAAATTTCGACTCCGCACGAAAAGGGATCATTCTTTATCCTTTTTGATCTGGGAAGTTTAAAAAATGGTAGCCCTCAGTTGGAGATTGAGGGGGAAGCAGGTACAGAAATAAGCATATTATGTGCACCCTTTTTGGTAGATGAGGTTTTTTCTCATAAGGTGGTTTTCTCTGATTTTGAAGACAAGATCATTTTATCAGGCAAAAGGGATAGCTGGGAAGCTACTTATTTTAAACCGGCTCGGTATATGGGAATTTTGATTCCAGCTTCTTCAGCCCCTGTCAATATCCATTATGCTGGTATTCGATATATAGAATATCCCTTCGAACGTAAGGGCCACATCCGTTCCCCTCAGGCTCCCTGGATTCAGGCCTATATGGATGCTACCGATCGTACCATCAAAGCCTGTACGACTGATGGATATACCGACAATTATCGAGAAAGACGTCAGTATGCGCAAACAGGCTACTATGGGGCTATGGGAAATTACTGGCTCTTTGGGGATCATGAACTTCAAAGAAGGTATTTGGTTCAGGTTGCTCAGGAACAGGATGCAAACGGAATCATGCCTGCTTATGCACCTCTGGCCGCGGATGATTTTATGATTATCCTGGATTCCAACTGTCTTTGGATTCGTAGCCTGAGAAACTACCTGCTCTACTCCGGTGATTATGAGACAGCCAGACACTTGCTTCCTGCTGCCCATAAACTTATGGATCTCTTACACAGCTATACCAATGAGCTTGGGATGATCAACAATCCCCCTTACCCTTATTGGTTGGATCACGCACAAATTGATCGGAGAGGGGCCAATTTCACCCTCAATGGGCATTACTTAGGAGCATTGGAAGATTTTGTGGAAGTGCTGAACTGGATTGGCGTAAGGGATCTTCAAACCTATGAAGATAGAGCCCAAAAACTGAGGACTTCTCTTTCTACTGAACTATGGGATCATGAGCAGGCTTTGTTTTCAGATGCATATATCGATGGTGGCATTTCCAAACGATTTTCAGAACATACACAGGCCATGGCGCTTAGCCTGAACCTGGGTTCACAAAATCAAAGAGAGCAAGTAATTGCAAAAATTTTGGAAGAGGACAAGCTCAATTATGTAAATCGTGAATCGGGTATGACCATGGTTACACCGGCCATGTCCTATTTCCTCCATAAAGGTCTCTGTGAAAATGGATACATAGATGAATCATTCGACTTGTTTCGTCGACGGTTTGATAAAATGCTTGCTCCTGAGGGGAACCAAAGTCTTTGGGAAGAATGGTGGCTGGATGCTACAGGAAGGAGTGGTGAAAAAAGGAAAACTTCCCGAAGCGATGCCCAAACAGAAAGTGCCTTTCCCCCTGCCCTATTTGCTGAATACCTTTTAGGACTGAATCCAACAGAACCGGGCATGAAGGAAATACTCATTCATTTACCTAAAACTTCCCTGGAAAATATTGAAGCTGAAATCCCTTCGCCTGAGGGTACATTAAAACTCTCATGGCAGTTAGGGCAAGAAGAAGGCAAGCTGATGCTGGAAATACCGGGAGAGATGCAAATCAAACTGGAGCCTGAAAGTTTTGGGGAAGAAGTTTTAAGGAAAATGAGGATAAATGGGAAAGCACTTAAAGGCGGGAATTTCCCTCTTCTTTCGGCCGGAAACTATGAGATTTCATTTTAG